In Spirochaetota bacterium, the sequence TTACCAACTTTTCATCTGGTGTATTACCAAATTTCAACTTGTTTTGATGATATGTGTAAAAAAGGCCTGAATGAATTCCAAAAACTGAGGAAAACATATTTTCCAGTAACAAACCGCCTCCAACACTTATGCCGGGTTTCCATTTAACAGTTTTTCCTTCTTCACTGCCACTTAGATGCCACACATCGTTTATTCCACCACTGATGCCAAAGCCAAAAATAAAATTTTGATAACTTGTTTGTGCAAAGATAGGTGTGTACAGAAAAGCAATGATAATTGAAAGTAAAGTAACAAAATGTAATGTATATTTCATGAATATTCTTCTTTCAGATGTTATTATCAATTGCCTTTATTTTGGCATAATGCATGTACCGTTAAATTTGGCACCGTTTTCAATATATAAATCTGGTGTTACAATATCACCTGACATGTTGCTGTGTTCAAATATTTCAATCAACTTAGTTGCTTTTATTTTTCCCTGGCATTTACCACTTATTGACACAACAGCGGCTGATATTTCAGCACTTACATTTGCCTCGTCGCCAATGATTAATGTACCTTCGGTTTCAACCTTACCCTGGAAAAAGCCTTTTATTTTTAGTGAAGATTTAAATTTTAATGTCCCTCTAAACTTTATATCATTTGCAATGACAGTACCAATCTTATTTTCATCCTCAATAATTTCTTTTTGCTCAACCATGCAGTATCTCCTAATAAAAAATTAGTTTCAATTTTTTTACAACAATATATAAATCTTTGTCAATTCAATTTACATTAAATAACAATTTTTTCAAAAAAATCGTTGCATAATTATGTTCATAATATTTATTGCAAATATTGCAAATAAGGCTATATTTAATAATAACTATCGTACATAAAATAGTATTTGCCTCATATTATTTAAAATTTTAGGATGTATTAAAAGTTATTATAATAGTGTATATTGATTATTTATTATATTTTTAAGGAGATAATTGTTTATGGAAGAAATATTGCAAAAAGCTAATGAATTAGGATTAATGATAAAAGGTTCAGATATTTATAAACGGTATGAGGAACTGGTCAAGAAAATAGAAGCCGATCAAAATGCTAGGAATTTGCTTGAAGAATATATAAAGGTAAGTGAAGAATTATATCAAAAGGAAGCCAGTGGTGGTGTAATAGAAGTTGAGGAAAAGAGAAAACTACAAGATATAAGTCAAAAAGTTTCTGAAAGCCAACTCATTAAGGAATTTATTGCAACACAAACATATTATGTTAATATGATGATGCAGATTCAGAATGCAATAAGTAATCCTAAAGGTGATCCAATTGGTCCCTCAAAAATAATAAAACCTGGGCAGAGTGGAAAAATTATTACAGGAAATTTTTAGGCGATAATAAACAAATATACTACAGTTAAAAAAGTGGTATGTTTTTTTACAATTAGGCTAATTTTTCAATTGCTTCTTTGATACGTTTAAGTCCCTCAACAATATTTTTATCGGATGTTGCAAATGAAAGACGAATGTTATCATCTGAACCAAACGCTATACCAGGTACCACCGCTACCCGTGCTTCTTCCAGAAGATATGATGATAACTTTGAAGAAAGAAATTCATCTTTGTATTTTTCTTTGATTGAAGCAAATCCTGGCAGGGAGTACACACCTCTTACATTTGGGAAAACATAAAATGCCCCATCAG encodes:
- a CDS encoding YlbF family regulator: MEEILQKANELGLMIKGSDIYKRYEELVKKIEADQNARNLLEEYIKVSEELYQKEASGGVIEVEEKRKLQDISQKVSESQLIKEFIATQTYYVNMMMQIQNAISNPKGDPIGPSKIIKPGQSGKIITGNF
- a CDS encoding polymer-forming cytoskeletal protein, with amino-acid sequence MVEQKEIIEDENKIGTVIANDIKFRGTLKFKSSLKIKGFFQGKVETEGTLIIGDEANVSAEISAAVVSISGKCQGKIKATKLIEIFEHSNMSGDIVTPDLYIENGAKFNGTCIMPK